A section of the Leptotrichia buccalis C-1013-b genome encodes:
- a CDS encoding adhesion protein FadA translates to MKKRLAVLLGVLVLSSVSFAAPKTAPARGAAIENSLSNLENQLDRLQQLEEAKYKEQEALAESAAQKLNSYTQMQAKIDERIAQIEAVTDSSIFSKEFKTKVSEYKALRNQLDKEIARQQQIIDNFEISKSLR, encoded by the coding sequence ATGAAAAAAAGATTAGCAGTATTATTAGGAGTTTTAGTATTAAGTAGTGTTTCATTTGCAGCGCCAAAAACAGCACCAGCACGTGGAGCCGCAATTGAAAATAGTTTAAGTAACTTAGAAAATCAATTAGACAGATTACAACAATTAGAAGAAGCAAAATATAAAGAACAAGAAGCTTTAGCAGAAAGTGCAGCTCAAAAATTAAATAGCTACACTCAAATGCAAGCTAAAATTGATGAAAGAATTGCTCAAATTGAAGCAGTTACAGATAGTAGCATTTTCTCAAAAGAATTCAAAACAAAAGTTTCTGAATACAAAGCTTTAAGAAATCAATTGGATAAAGAAATTGCTAGACAACAACAAATTATTGATAACTTTGAAATTTCAAAATCTTTAAGATAG
- a CDS encoding adhesion protein FadA: MKKVGILFMLLSALSFSATSKKSSKTSKKSSKSVETQSVTSRFNQLEAELERLINMEDQEYNKLKATAESAAERLAEKSAQKAQIEEKIAKIEASASNTKSFKAQYGDIIKQYKAVVKSLDAEIRSLTTTVDNFAAIESVKGN, translated from the coding sequence ATGAAAAAAGTTGGAATTTTATTTATGCTTTTAAGTGCTTTATCATTTTCAGCTACTTCAAAAAAATCTTCAAAGACTTCAAAAAAATCTTCAAAATCAGTAGAAACTCAATCAGTAACTAGTAGATTTAATCAACTTGAAGCAGAACTTGAGAGATTAATAAATATGGAAGATCAAGAGTACAATAAATTGAAAGCAACTGCGGAATCAGCAGCAGAAAGATTAGCTGAAAAGAGTGCTCAAAAAGCTCAAATAGAAGAAAAAATTGCAAAAATTGAAGCATCTGCATCAAATACAAAATCATTCAAAGCACAATATGGTGATATAATTAAACAATACAAAGCTGTTGTTAAATCATTAGATGCTGAAATTAGATCTTTAACTACAACAGTTGATAATTTTGCAGCTATAGAATCAGTTAAAGGAAATTAA
- the eno gene encoding phosphopyruvate hydratase, which translates to MTRIEDIYAREILDSRGNPTVEVEVYLEGGAMGRASVPSGASTGVHEAVELRDGDKSRYLGQGVLQAVENVNKVIAEHLIGFDALDQVAIDKAMIELDGTPNKGKLGANAILGVSLAVAKAAANQLGIPLYRYLGGVNAKELPVPMMNILNGGSHADSAVDVQEFMVQPVGAKTYKEALRMGSEIFHHLGKILKANGDSTNVGNEGGYAPSNINGTEGALDVISQAVEAAGYKLGDDVTFAMDAASSEFATKNADGSYTYTFKREGGVVRNSDEMVEWYKHLTSKYPIVSIEDGLAEDDWDGFKKLTDAIGKDVQLVGDDLFVTNTQRLADGIEKGIANSILIKVNQIGTLTETLDAIEMAKKAGYTAVVSHRSGETEDDTIADIAVATNAGQIKTGSASRTDRMAKYNQLLRIEDDLAEEAVYEGKKAFYNINIK; encoded by the coding sequence ATGACTAGAATTGAAGATATCTATGCAAGAGAGATACTTGATTCAAGAGGAAATCCAACTGTGGAAGTTGAAGTTTACTTAGAAGGTGGAGCAATGGGAAGAGCTTCTGTACCATCTGGAGCATCAACTGGAGTACACGAAGCAGTTGAATTAAGAGATGGTGACAAATCTAGATATTTAGGACAAGGTGTATTACAAGCAGTAGAAAACGTAAACAAAGTTATTGCTGAACACTTAATCGGATTTGACGCTTTAGACCAAGTAGCTATTGATAAAGCTATGATCGAGTTAGACGGAACACCTAACAAAGGTAAATTAGGAGCTAACGCAATCTTAGGTGTATCATTAGCAGTGGCAAAAGCGGCAGCTAACCAATTAGGTATACCTTTATACAGATATTTAGGTGGAGTAAACGCTAAAGAATTACCAGTACCAATGATGAATATCTTAAATGGTGGATCACATGCTGATTCAGCAGTAGACGTTCAAGAATTCATGGTACAACCTGTAGGAGCTAAAACATACAAAGAAGCATTAAGAATGGGTTCTGAAATTTTCCATCACTTAGGAAAAATCTTAAAAGCAAATGGAGATTCTACTAACGTAGGAAACGAAGGTGGATATGCACCATCTAATATTAACGGAACTGAAGGAGCTTTAGATGTAATTTCTCAAGCTGTAGAAGCTGCTGGATATAAATTAGGAGATGACGTTACATTCGCAATGGATGCTGCTTCATCAGAATTTGCAACTAAAAATGCAGACGGATCTTATACTTACACATTCAAAAGAGAAGGTGGAGTTGTAAGAAACTCAGACGAAATGGTTGAATGGTACAAACATCTAACTTCTAAATACCCAATCGTATCAATTGAAGATGGACTTGCTGAAGATGACTGGGATGGATTCAAAAAATTAACTGATGCAATCGGAAAAGATGTTCAATTAGTAGGGGATGACTTATTCGTTACTAATACTCAAAGATTAGCAGATGGAATTGAAAAAGGAATTGCTAACTCAATCTTAATTAAAGTAAACCAAATCGGTACTTTAACTGAAACATTAGATGCAATTGAAATGGCTAAAAAAGCTGGATATACTGCAGTAGTATCTCATAGATCAGGAGAAACTGAAGATGATACAATAGCTGATATTGCAGTTGCTACAAATGCAGGACAAATTAAGACTGGATCAGCATCAAGAACAGATAGAATGGCTAAATATAACCAATTATTAAGAATTGAAGATGACTTAGCTGAAGAAGCTGTTTACGAAGGTAAAAAAGCATTCTATAACATTAATATTAAATAG
- a CDS encoding bifunctional metallophosphatase/5'-nucleotidase has protein sequence MTTGNTGISLKKKEVSIKILGTSDVHGRILAWNYAADEEDKSGSYAQISTLVKKIRKKNKNVILVEVGDAIQDNWIEKFAMTPKHPIPEILNYMGYDIFVPGNHEFNFGMPTLSNILRDMKFKKLTANLYYHENAENDTNFSKDKSRYLDATTIIEKEGVKIGIIGLSTPMSAQFEEDTGYLNDFYFVSPIKEAQKQIKKLKEEGANAIVVVAHMGIENENGIPETGVRDLANAVPEIDVIVAGHMHQNIPKEIINGVLITEPHRYGTFVSEVDLKFEIDGKNIKLISKDSTTIPVKNEESDEKIEEIYKPFHHRLCVIADEEIGETLNDMVSKEKHYGVSAAFGKDTGMSSFITDVELYYSGADVVSFAYNYENVRLDKGKIRRKDIVYNYRYTGGDVTIYEMTGKQLKDYMEWAADYFDTIQAGDTEYRYNPERANGKYVTFDIFGGVKYKIDLRNEKGSKITNLMLVNGTKITPEMKLKVGMNAYRFEQLARKGGIFDGQEIPVLWASKEAIGNIKGTIQNMMIDYIRTVKNGVIDGKSHNNWEIIGL, from the coding sequence ATGACAACAGGAAATACTGGGATTTCTTTGAAAAAAAAGGAAGTAAGTATAAAAATATTGGGAACAAGTGATGTGCATGGAAGGATACTTGCTTGGAACTATGCGGCTGATGAAGAGGACAAATCAGGTTCTTATGCACAAATTTCAACATTGGTGAAAAAAATTAGGAAAAAAAATAAAAATGTGATTTTAGTTGAAGTTGGGGATGCGATTCAGGATAACTGGATAGAAAAGTTTGCGATGACACCGAAACATCCTATTCCAGAAATATTAAATTATATGGGATATGATATTTTTGTGCCAGGAAATCATGAATTTAACTTTGGAATGCCAACTTTATCGAATATTTTGCGGGATATGAAATTCAAAAAGTTAACTGCTAATTTGTATTATCACGAGAATGCTGAAAATGACACTAATTTTTCAAAAGACAAAAGCAGATATTTGGACGCAACGACAATTATTGAAAAAGAAGGTGTAAAAATTGGGATTATTGGGCTTTCTACTCCGATGTCGGCACAATTTGAAGAAGATACTGGATATTTGAATGATTTTTATTTTGTGTCGCCTATAAAAGAAGCTCAAAAGCAAATAAAAAAATTGAAAGAAGAAGGAGCAAATGCCATTGTTGTTGTGGCTCATATGGGGATTGAAAACGAAAACGGGATTCCTGAAACTGGAGTTAGAGATTTGGCAAATGCGGTTCCTGAAATTGATGTGATTGTGGCAGGACATATGCACCAGAATATTCCAAAAGAGATAATTAATGGAGTTCTTATTACAGAGCCTCACAGATACGGAACATTTGTTTCAGAAGTTGATTTGAAATTTGAAATTGATGGTAAAAATATTAAATTAATAAGTAAGGATTCTACAACAATTCCAGTAAAAAATGAAGAATCTGATGAAAAAATTGAAGAAATCTACAAGCCGTTTCATCACAGGCTTTGTGTTATTGCAGACGAAGAGATTGGAGAAACTTTAAATGATATGGTTTCAAAAGAAAAACATTACGGTGTATCGGCTGCATTTGGGAAAGACACAGGAATGTCCTCGTTCATAACGGATGTAGAACTTTATTACAGTGGTGCTGACGTTGTTTCATTTGCATACAATTATGAAAATGTAAGACTGGACAAAGGTAAAATCAGAAGAAAAGACATAGTTTACAACTACCGTTACACAGGTGGAGATGTTACAATCTATGAAATGACTGGAAAACAGTTAAAAGACTATATGGAATGGGCTGCCGACTATTTTGACACAATTCAGGCTGGAGATACTGAATATCGCTATAATCCAGAACGTGCCAACGGGAAATACGTAACTTTTGATATTTTTGGCGGAGTGAAATATAAAATTGACTTAAGAAATGAAAAAGGCAGTAAAATTACCAATCTGATGTTAGTAAATGGAACAAAAATAACTCCTGAAATGAAACTGAAAGTTGGAATGAACGCTTACAGATTTGAGCAGCTGGCTAGAAAAGGCGGTATTTTCGATGGGCAGGAAATACCAGTATTATGGGCATCAAAAGAAGCAATTGGAAATATAAAGGGAACTATCCAGAATATGATGATTGATTATATCCGAACTGTAAAAAATGGTGTAATTGACGGAAAAAGCCATAATAACTGGGAAATAATAGGATTATAA
- a CDS encoding MazG nucleotide pyrophosphohydrolase domain-containing protein — protein MDKKNNNGDDMTLKEVQYLIKQIEKGTLGKRKREKTPQERKENGQRLVLKLIEEFGELAENIRKNVRYDGKNIKGTIEEEVFDVFYYIIAIANDYEIDLEKIFYIKDEVNEIKYGREFSIYEAREKWKNKNKEKE, from the coding sequence ATGGATAAAAAAAATAATAACGGTGATGATATGACGCTTAAGGAAGTACAGTATTTGATAAAACAGATAGAAAAAGGGACCTTAGGTAAAAGAAAAAGAGAAAAAACTCCACAGGAAAGAAAAGAAAATGGACAAAGGCTCGTTTTGAAATTAATTGAGGAATTTGGAGAACTTGCTGAAAATATTAGAAAAAATGTCAGATACGATGGAAAAAACATAAAAGGGACAATTGAAGAGGAAGTATTTGATGTTTTTTATTATATTATTGCGATTGCAAATGATTATGAGATTGATTTGGAAAAGATTTTTTATATTAAGGATGAAGTGAATGAAATAAAATATGGCAGAGAATTTTCCATTTATGAGGCTAGGGAAAAATGGAAAAATAAAAATAAAGAAAAAGAATAA